A single Leishmania major strain Friedlin complete genome, chromosome 24 DNA region contains:
- a CDS encoding amastin-like surface protein-like protein, with protein sequence MGTLRTFIGVTIAAVLQLAVFLFVIVATPISQFDVKNGSGCYTFIGYKTECSLSAVSATGTAAFGCKQRRDSMGSGAAFAIISILTTLAALVFIALMLLRIPCAVFPPLLFTCLSVFTILISWACVASVYSIRMCNDPFYRFVHYGPGFGLMVTAWCLQVINVVVLFMLFFG encoded by the coding sequence ATGGGTACCCTTCGTACGTTTATCGGTGTCACCATCGCCGCGGTTCTCCAGCTTGCTGTATTTCTCTTTGTCATTGTCGCCACGCCCATCTCGCAGTTCGACGTTAAGAATGGCTCAGGATGTTATACCTTCATCGGATACAAGACGGAGTGCAGCTTATCTGCTGTTTCCGCGACAGGAACGGCTGCTTTTGGTtgcaagcagcgccgcgacagcatgggcagtggcgccgccttcgccatTATCTCCATCCTCACAACGCTTGCGGCGCTTGTGTTTATCGCCCTaatgctgctgcgcatcccATGCGCAGtgtttcctcctctcctcttcacCTGCCTATCTGTTTTCACGATCTTGATCAGCTGGGCTTGCGTGGCCAGCGTGTACAGCATCCGCATGTGCAACGACCCCTTCTACCGCTTCGTCCACTACGGCCCTGGCTTTGGGCTTATGGTGACGGCATGGTGCCTTCAGGTTATCAACGTGGTCGTGCTCTTCATGCTTTTCTTCGGCTGA
- a CDS encoding amastin-like surface protein-like protein has translation MGLLPPFVGALLFTVIQFLVLLFVVISVPISQIDSKRSRACYTFWGMKSDCRKVHYTAKGKSAFGNCRQRLNNMSSGAAFAIISIFTTLVALVFGILMLIRISCAVVFPLIFTCISIFTILVSWACVAGAYTIKMCGVKWCSFAFEYGPGFGLMVTAWFLQIANVLVLVLISFF, from the coding sequence ATGGGCCTCCTCCCACCATTTGTAGGTGCCCTCCTCTTCACCGTCATCCAGTTtttggtgctgctgttcgtCGTTATCTCCGTGCCAATCTCCCAAATCGATTCCAAGCGCAGCAGAGCATGCTACACCTTCTGGGGAATGAAGTCTGACTGCCGCAAGGTACATTACACGGCAAAGGGCAAGAGTGCATTCGGCAACTGTCGCCAGCGTCTCAACAACATGAGTAGtggcgccgccttcgccatTATTTCCATCTTCACGACGTTGGTGGCACTCGTCTTTGGCATTCTGATGCTCATCCGGATCTCCTGCGCGGTCGTCTTCCCGTTGATCTTCACCTGCATATCTATCTTCACCATCCTCGTCAGCTGGGCTTGCGTGGCCGGCGCGTACACCATCAAAATGTGCGGTGTAAAGTGGTGTAGCTTTGCCTTCGAATACGGTCCGGGCTTTGGGCTCATGGTCACGGCGTGGTTCCTTCAGATTGCCAACGTGCTGGTGTTGGTGCTCATTTCCTTTTTCTAA